In Nonomuraea sp. NBC_00507, the following are encoded in one genomic region:
- a CDS encoding transporter substrate-binding domain-containing protein: MATPSRRTPLLIALTLALSLAAGCGSDQEDADLLQRVKSAGVIRVAQTQANPPWNFLENGKPAGYDVDVAHELARRLGISRVEFVPSNFQSFIAGVQAGRFDAVISGQTITEERKKQVDFSRPYEVNGISIFVANDSAIGGVADLKGKTIAVTAGTTQAAFAKKSIPDAEIKTYDNATLGLTEVGTGRADAALVSRFQGAFLAEKNGLVVKPTGPLLESEVNGISFAKGSTAFKQAVDTALGDMITDGTLSAISKKWLGGLDMSEELKGL, encoded by the coding sequence ATGGCGACACCGTCACGTCGAACACCTCTCCTCATCGCTCTTACCCTGGCCCTCTCCCTCGCCGCCGGCTGCGGGTCCGACCAGGAAGACGCCGACCTCCTGCAGCGCGTCAAGTCCGCGGGTGTGATCCGGGTCGCGCAGACCCAGGCCAACCCGCCCTGGAACTTCCTCGAGAACGGCAAACCCGCGGGATACGACGTGGACGTGGCCCATGAGCTGGCCAGACGGCTCGGCATCAGCCGGGTCGAGTTCGTCCCCTCCAACTTCCAGAGTTTCATCGCGGGCGTTCAAGCAGGTCGCTTCGACGCCGTCATCTCCGGCCAGACCATCACCGAGGAGCGCAAGAAGCAGGTCGACTTCTCCCGGCCGTACGAGGTCAACGGGATCTCGATCTTCGTGGCCAACGACTCGGCCATCGGCGGCGTGGCCGACCTCAAGGGCAAGACCATCGCGGTCACCGCGGGAACCACCCAGGCCGCCTTCGCCAAGAAGTCGATCCCCGACGCCGAGATCAAGACCTACGACAATGCCACGCTTGGCCTGACAGAGGTCGGTACGGGCCGCGCCGACGCGGCGCTGGTCTCCCGCTTCCAGGGCGCGTTCCTCGCTGAGAAGAACGGCCTGGTGGTCAAGCCCACGGGCCCGCTGCTGGAGTCAGAGGTCAACGGCATCTCCTTCGCCAAAGGCTCTACCGCGTTCAAGCAGGCCGTGGACACGGCGCTGGGCGACATGATCACTGACGGCACGCTGTCGGCCATCTCCAAGAAGTGGCTCGGCGGCCTGGACATGTCAGAGGAACTGAAGGGGCTGTGA
- a CDS encoding amino acid ABC transporter permease encodes MDLLVGFLPDLLTGLGVTVVLGVVSFVLGSVLGALVMLARISGSRVLRALAAAYVSVFRGTPLLIQIMIVYFGLPQLGLEIPPIPSAIIAFTLFSAAYLSENFRAGVLGVDRGQWEAAASMAMPYWRTLRRIVLPQAIRIATPAVGGRFVALMKDTSLASAVTVVELTRVAEGIGTSTFRYMEALLLVGLLYWLVNTLLQLGQQALEKRMGRAYA; translated from the coding sequence ATGGACCTGCTCGTTGGTTTCCTCCCCGACCTGCTGACCGGACTGGGCGTCACGGTCGTGTTGGGCGTGGTCTCGTTCGTGCTCGGCAGCGTCCTGGGCGCGCTGGTCATGCTGGCGCGCATCTCGGGCAGCAGGGTGCTGCGCGCACTGGCAGCAGCCTACGTGTCGGTGTTCAGGGGGACGCCGCTGCTCATCCAGATCATGATCGTCTACTTCGGGCTGCCGCAGCTGGGGCTGGAGATCCCGCCCATCCCGTCCGCGATCATCGCGTTCACCCTGTTCTCCGCCGCCTACCTGAGCGAGAACTTCCGCGCCGGGGTGCTGGGCGTGGACCGCGGGCAGTGGGAGGCGGCGGCCTCGATGGCGATGCCGTACTGGAGGACCCTGAGAAGGATCGTCCTCCCGCAGGCGATCAGGATCGCCACCCCCGCGGTGGGCGGCAGGTTCGTGGCGCTGATGAAGGACACCTCGCTCGCCTCCGCGGTGACCGTGGTGGAACTGACCCGGGTGGCCGAGGGCATTGGCACCTCGACGTTCCGGTACATGGAGGCGCTGCTGCTGGTCGGGCTCCTCTACTGGCTGGTCAACACCCTGCTGCAGCTCGGGCAGCAGGCGCTGGAGAAGCGGATGGGGAGGGCCTACGCATGA